The Primulina eburnea isolate SZY01 chromosome 13, ASM2296580v1, whole genome shotgun sequence genome includes a region encoding these proteins:
- the LOC140810139 gene encoding calcium-transporting ATPase 4, endoplasmic reticulum-type-like, translating to MGKGGQDFGRSESLDDKREPKGDYYPAWAKDVSECQAQYQVDKEYGLSADDVRKRRQIHGFNELEKHEGPSILRLILDQFNDTLVRILLVAAVVSFVLAWYDGDEGGEMEITAFVEPLVIFLILIVNAIVGVWQENNAEKALEALKEIQSEHASVIREGRKISHLPAKELVPGDIVELRVGDKIPADMRVLSLISSTLRVEQGSLTGESEAVSKTTKAVAEDVDIQGKKSMVFAGTTVVNGNCVCLVTQIGMSTEIGKVHSQIHEASQSEDDTPLKKKLNEFGEVLTAIIGVICALVWLINVKYFLSWEFVDGWPRNFKFSFEKCTYYFEIAVALAVAAIPEGLPAVITTCLALGTRKMAAKNALVRKLPSVETLGCTTVICSDKTGTLTTNQMAVAKLVAMGSEANKVRSFDVQGTTYNPFDGKIQNWTEGQLDPNLMMIAKIASICNDANVEKSGHDKSEHCVANGMPTEAALKVLVEKMGFPRELGSSTSSEYDGILRCSYKWNKIEQRIATLEFDRDRKSMGVIVSSNSGKKLLLVKGAVENLLERSSYVQLLDGSIAELNQSSRENILKSLNEMSTRALRVLGFAYTDTLPEFTTYNGSEDHPAHELLTNPANYSSIESKLIFVGLAGLRDPPRKEVPQAIEDCRTAGIRVMVITGDNKDTAEAICHEIGVFGRDETISSRSLTGKEFMELSGLDKERHLAQSGGLLFSRAEPRHKQEIVRLLKESGEVVAMTGDGVNDAPALKLADIGIAMGIAGTEVAKEASDMVLSDDNFSTIVAAVGEGRSIYNNMKAFIRYMISSNIGEVASIFLTAALGIPEGLIPVQLLWVNLVTDGPPATALGFNPPDKDIMKKPPRRSDDSLISPWILFRYLVIGSYVGLATVGIFIIWYTHSSFLGINLVGDGHSLVTYSQLANWGQCHTWQNFSVSPFTAGTLEFKFDDPCDYFHEGKVKAMTLSLSVLVAIEMFNSLNALSEDGSLVSMPPWVNPWLLLAMSVSFGLHFLILYVPFLARIFGIVPLSLNEWLLVLAVALPVILIDEILKFVGRCTSGIRTSNARRSSKQKAE from the exons ATGGGAAAAGGAGGGCAGGATTTTGGTAGAAGTGAGAGTTTGGATGATAAGAGAGAGCCAAAAGGGGACTACTATCCAGCTTGGGCCAAAGATGTGAGCGAGTGTCAAGCGCAGTATCAAGTAGACAAGGAGTATGGGTTGTCTGCTGATGATGTTAGAAAAAGGAGGCAGATCCATGGGTTCAATGAGCTGGAGAAACACGAGGGGCCTTCGATTCTAAGGTTGATTCTGGATCAGTTTAATGATACGTTAGTGAGGATTTTACTTGTGGCAGCGGTAGTCTCATTTGTGTTGGCGTGGTATGATGGGGATGAAGGTGGTGAGATGGAGATCACAGCTTTCGTGGAGCCATTGGTTATcttcttgatattgattgtgaATGCGATAGTTGGAGTTTGGCAGGAGAACAATGCGGAGAAAGCTTTGGAAGCATTGAAGGAAATCCAGTCAGAACATGCCAGTGTTATTCGAGAGGGTAGAAAAATTTCCCATTTGCCAGCGAAAGAGCTTGTTCCAGGAGATATTGTGGAGTTGAGAGTTGGAGATAAGATTCCGGCAGATATGAGGGTTTTAAGTTTGATTAGCTCAACCCTCCGAGTTGAACAAGGGTCGTTAACTGGAGAAAGCGAGGCAGTGAGTAAAACTACCAAGGCTGTTGCGGAGGATGTCGATATTCAGGGTAAGAAGAGTATGGTGTTTGCTGGAACAACTGTGGTAAACGGGAATTGTGTTTGCTTGGTGACTCAGATTGGGATGAGTACAGAGATTGGAAAGGTGCACTCACAGATTCACGAGGCATCCCAAAGTGAGGATGATACGCCTTTGAAGAAGAAGTTGAATGAGTTTGGAGAGGTTTTAACTGCTATAATTGGCGTGATTTGTGCTTTGGTATGGTTGATTAACGTAAAATACTTCCTTTCATGGGAGTTTGTTGACGGTTGGCCCAGAAATTTCAAGTTCTCATTTGAGAAGTGCACTTACTACTTTGAGATTGCTGTTGCACTGGCGGTTGCTGCTATTCCAGAAGGTTTACCTGCTGTTATTACAACTTGCTTGGCACTTGGGACGCGCAAGATGGCTGCTAAAAATGCTCTAGTTCGCAAGTTGCCGAGTGTTGAAACCCTTGGCTGCACCACTGTTATTTGCTCTGATAAAACTGGCACTTTGACCACTAATCAGATGGCAGTGGCAAAACTTGTTGCTATGGGTTCTGAGGCAAACAAGGTTCGATCATTTGACGTACAAGGAACTACTTATAACCCTTTTGATGGTAAAATCCAGAACTGGACAGAGGGTCAATTAGATCCAAACCTCATGATGATTGCTAAAATTGCTTCTATTTGTAATGATGCGAATGTCGAAAAATCTGGGCACGACAAATCTGAGCATTGTGTCGCCAATGGAATGCCAACCGAAGCAGCACTTAAG GTTCTGGTGGAGAAAATGGGCTTTCCACGTGAGTTAGGTTCTAGTACCTCTTCAGAATATGATGGTATTTTAA GGTGCTCCTACAAATGGAATAAAATTGAACAGCGGATTGCCACCCTTGAGTTTGATCGTGATAGAAAATCCATGGGGGTCATTGTAAGTTCCAACTCAGGAAAAAAACTGCTACTTGTAAAG GGTGCAGTTGAGAATTTACTGGAAAGAAGCTCCTACGTGCAACTGCTTGATGGTTCTATAGCAGAATTAAATCAAAGTTCGAGGGAAAATATATTAAAGAGCCTTAATGAAATGTCAACACGTGCATTAAGGGTTTTGGGTTTTGCATACACGGATACCCTTCCAGAATTTACGACATATAATGGCAGTGAAGACCATCCAGCTCATGAACTCTTAACGAACCCTGCAAACTACTCGTCAATTGAGAGCAAATTAATTTTTGTTGGCTTAGCTGGTTTAAGA GATCCTCCAAGGAAAGAAGTGCCTCAAGCAATTGAGGATTGCAGAACAGCTGGCATTCGAGTTATGGTGATCACTGGAGATAACAAAGATACAGCTGAAGCCATTTGTCATGAAATAGGTGTTTTTGGCCGTGACGAGACAATCAGTTCAAGAAGTTTAACAGGAAAAGAATTTATGGAGCTTTCTGGTCTTGACAAAGAGAGGCATTTAGCGCAAAGTGGAGGGCTTCTTTTCTCCAGGGCTGAACCAAGACACAAACAAGAAATAGTGAGGTTGCTCAAAGAATCAGGTGAGGTTGTTGCAATGACAGGGGATGGAGTGAATGATGCACCTGCCCTGAAATTGGCTGATATAGGGATAGCAATGGGCATTGCTGGGACTGAG GTTGCAAAGGAAGCTTCTGACATGGTTTTATCAGATGATAATTTCAGCACAATTGTTGCAGCAGTTGGTGAAGGCAGATCTATTTATAATAACATGAAGGCATTTATCAG GTACATGATCTCCTCGAACATTGGCGAAGTTGCCTCCATATTCTTAACTGCCGCTTTAGGCATTCCGGAAGGTCTGATTCCAGTTCAACTTCTGTGGGTTAACTTGGTAACTGATGGACCACCAGCTACTGCATTGGGTTTCAATCCACCAGACAAGGATATAATGAAGAAACCACCTAGAAGAAGTGACGATTCATTGATCAGTCCATGGATTCTCTTCCGTTATTTG GTGATTGGATCATATGTTGGCCTAGCAACTGTCGGGATATTCATCATTTGGTACACTCATTCCTCGTTCTTGGGCATCAACCTCGTCGGAGATGGCCACAGCCTTGTCACTTATTCTCAACTAGCTAACTGGGGCCAGTGCCACACCTGGCAGAATTTTTCAGTCTCACCCTTCACAGCTGGAACACTGGAGTTCAAATTTGATGACCCGTGCGACTACTTCCATGAGGGCAAAGTGAAGGCCAtgactctctctctctctgtaTTAGTTGCCATTGAAATGTTTAATTCACTCAATGCACTATCTGAAGATGGGAGCCTCGTTTCAATGCCGCCCTGGGTCAATCCATGGCTCCTTTTGGCTATGTCAGTCTCCTTTGGCTTGCATTTCTTAATCCTATATGTACCTTTCCTTGCTAGAATATTCGGGATCGTACCTCTCAGTTTAAACGAATGGTTGTTGGTTCTGGCCGTCGCTTTGCCTGTGATTTTAATCGATGAAATTCTCAAGTTTGTGGGTAGATGCACGAGTGGGATCCGAACTTCAAACGCAAGGAGGTCTTCAAAGCAAAAAGCCGAGTGA
- the LOC140809498 gene encoding uncharacterized protein isoform X1, whose protein sequence is MGFFDLNIVYHESDRRVTDKSSLKSRRLRLAFKAMEFGYTGIAYNRTLKGVMSESDRCSTPLFPISSILKLVPSSSALSAAVKFHRELLKVSVSAPFRQYTRITVIVDSPSQVAALNVGNPVLKSYDIAAVRPLNQSAFDQACQTSEVDIIAIDFSEKLPFRLKQPMVKTAIKRGVYFEITYSGLLGDAQSRRLMISNSKMLVDWTRGKNLIFSSSASSAMELRGPQDVSNLFFLLGLSIEHAKAAISKNCRSLLANALRKKQFYKETVKVEEILSHGQVNLKHHAFDEWLKWDPISSGEGDLLLDDMEKSFSLSNCTIKTVKMIDFTSSLNGMPAHGLQVKDLISRAKTLPEPPDTGKHLSDAMETEEAVAVSEKLEEENGLNTFSEEQPSQVINQGDYHALSTEEHCGTVLFPGCQISSHGVTIVHSASGFKESKVSLDSLPNELVSTIPLSEEGQTSLGDEEIRYQISGMKDSEIMPIKSGTSNFFSKLEETVLVSSNELTYSNALEPDVVATVAQLQDRKSQICGGSVLPGNEQVHIITLSDKSITVAENHLSNGFLSPSDNSSVSNLQVEESDVKNSLEISTYVQEGVVYDQVSNKVINKSKREGSLASSDLAVQVCTERKENKEMAYSSVALDIKLTVDGSFNLVTNLDEPISENVMGKRKQVDSVTVCQGFGKSLAGGKRRKRNALHQPFLFTFKHFLKPSHCKRKARKLKPLTSI, encoded by the exons ATGGGATTCTTCGACCTGAACATAGTCTACCATGAATCCGACCGCCGCGTCACCGATAAATCCTCCCTCAAATCCCGACGTCTCAGGCTCGCTTTTAAAGCCATGGAGTTCGGATACACCGGCATCGCATACAACCGTACCCTCAAAGGCGTCATGTCCGAATCCGACCGCTGCTCCACACCTCTCTTCCCCATATCCTCTATCTTAAAGCTCGTTCCTTCATCTTCTGCCCTATCGGCTGCCGTCAAGTTCCATCGTGAACTCCTGAAGGTCTCCGTTTCCGCTCCTTTTCGTCAATACACACGGATTACTGTAATTGTCGATAGTCCCTCCCAAGTCGCGGCTCTCAATGTTGGAAACCCCGTTCTCAAAAGCTATGATATTGCTGCTGTTAGACCTTTGAATCAGAGCGCATTCGATCAGGCCTGCCAAACATCCGAG GTGGATATAATTGCAATTGATTTCTCCGAGAAGTTGCCGTTCAGGTTGAAGCAACCTATGGTCAAAACTGCTATAAAG CGTGGGGTGTACTTTGAGATTACATACTCAGGTCTGCTTGGTGATGCACAATCAAGGCGGCTTATGATATCCAATAGCAAG ATGCTTGTTGATTGGACACGAGGGAAGAATCTAATTTTCTCTAGTTCTGCCTCTTCTGCAATGGAGCTTAGAGGACCTCAGGATGTgtcgaatttgttttttttacttGGGCTTTCTATAGAACATGCTAAAGCGGCAATTTCCAAGAACTGCAG ATCTCTCCTAGCTAATGCATTGAGGAAAAAACAATTCTATAAGGAGACTGTTAAGGTTGAAGAAATACTATCACATGGGCAAGTTAATTTAAAGCATCATGCATTTGATGAGTGGCTTAAATGGGATCCTATTTCTAGTGGTGAGGGAGATTTGCTGCTAGATGACATGGAGAAGTCTTTCTCCTTGTCGAACTGTACAATCAAAACTGTAAAAATGATCGACTTTACCTCATCTCTGAATGGTATGCCTGCGCATGGGCTGCAGGTCAAAGATCTTATTTCTAGGGCTAAGACATTGCCTGAACCACCAGATACTGGCAAGCACTTATCTGATGCGATGGAGACTGAGGAGGCTGTTGCAGTTAGTGAGAAGCTTGAAGAGGAGAATGGTCTCAATACTTTCTCGGAAGAGCAACCCAGCCAGGTCATTAATCAAGGTGACTATCATGCTTTGAGTACAGAAGAACATTGTGGAACTGTTCTCTTTCCTGGATGTCAAATTTCATCACATGGAGTCACAATTGTACATTCAGCCTCTGGTTTCAAGGAATCAAAAGTGTCATTAGATTCTCTTCCGAATGAACTAGTTTCTACTATTCCTCTGTCTGAAGAGGGTCAAACTTCTCTAGGTGATGAGGAGATAAGATATCAAATATCTGGTATGAAAGATTCTGAAATTATGCCCATTAAGTCCGGcacttcaaattttttttcaaaactaGAAGAAACTGTATTAGTTTCAAGTAATGAACTAACTTATTCAAATGCCCTGGAACCAGATGTTGTTGCAACTGTAGCACAATTACAAGATAGGAAATCACAAATTTGCGGTGGAAGTGTTTTACCTGGCAATGAGCAAGTTCATATTATCACACTGAGTGACAAAAGTATCACCGTTGCTGAAAATCATTTATCTAATGGTTTCCTCAGTCCCTCAGATAATTCTAGTGTCTCTAACTTACAAGTGGAAGAATCCGATGTCAAAAATAGCCTTGAGATAAGCACCTATGTCCAGGAAGGTGTTGTATATGATCAAGTTTCGAACAAGGTCATCAATAAAAGCAAAAGAGAGGGGTCATTGGCATCATCTGATCTAGCTGTACAAGTCTGTACGGAGAGAAAAGAAAACAAAGAAATGGCATATAGTTCTGTTGCTTTAGATATTAAATTAACCGTCGATGGATCTTTTAATCTGGTGACAAATCTCGATGAGCCAATTTCAGAGAATGTGATGGGTAAACGGAAGCAAGTAGACTCTGTCA
- the LOC140809498 gene encoding protein GAMETOPHYTE DEFECTIVE 1-like isoform X2 produces MGFFDLNIVYHESDRRVTDKSSLKSRRLRLAFKAMEFGYTGIAYNRTLKGVMSESDRCSTPLFPISSILKLVPSSSALSAAVKFHRELLKVSVSAPFRQYTRITVIVDSPSQVAALNVGNPVLKSYDIAAVRPLNQSAFDQACQTSEVDIIAIDFSEKLPFRLKQPMVKTAIKRGVYFEITYSGLLGDAQSRRLMISNSKMLVDWTRGKNLIFSSSASSAMELRGPQDVSNLFFLLGLSIEHAKAAISKNCRSLLANALRKKQFYKETVKVEEILSHGQVNLKHHAFDEWLKWDPISSGEGDLLLDDMEKSFSLSNCTIKTVKMIDFTSSLNGMPAHGLQVKDLISRAKTLPEPPDTGKHLSDAMETEEAVAVSEKLEEENGLNTFSEEQPSQVINQGDYHALSTEEHCGTVLFPGCQISSHGVTIVHSASGFKESKVSLDSLPNELVSTIPLSEEGQTSLGDEEIRYQISDVVATVAQLQDRKSQICGGSVLPGNEQVHIITLSDKSITVAENHLSNGFLSPSDNSSVSNLQVEESDVKNSLEISTYVQEGVVYDQVSNKVINKSKREGSLASSDLAVQVCTERKENKEMAYSSVALDIKLTVDGSFNLVTNLDEPISENVMGKRKQVDSVTVCQGFGKSLAGGKRRKRNALHQPFLFTFKHFLKPSHCKRKARKLKPLTSI; encoded by the exons ATGGGATTCTTCGACCTGAACATAGTCTACCATGAATCCGACCGCCGCGTCACCGATAAATCCTCCCTCAAATCCCGACGTCTCAGGCTCGCTTTTAAAGCCATGGAGTTCGGATACACCGGCATCGCATACAACCGTACCCTCAAAGGCGTCATGTCCGAATCCGACCGCTGCTCCACACCTCTCTTCCCCATATCCTCTATCTTAAAGCTCGTTCCTTCATCTTCTGCCCTATCGGCTGCCGTCAAGTTCCATCGTGAACTCCTGAAGGTCTCCGTTTCCGCTCCTTTTCGTCAATACACACGGATTACTGTAATTGTCGATAGTCCCTCCCAAGTCGCGGCTCTCAATGTTGGAAACCCCGTTCTCAAAAGCTATGATATTGCTGCTGTTAGACCTTTGAATCAGAGCGCATTCGATCAGGCCTGCCAAACATCCGAG GTGGATATAATTGCAATTGATTTCTCCGAGAAGTTGCCGTTCAGGTTGAAGCAACCTATGGTCAAAACTGCTATAAAG CGTGGGGTGTACTTTGAGATTACATACTCAGGTCTGCTTGGTGATGCACAATCAAGGCGGCTTATGATATCCAATAGCAAG ATGCTTGTTGATTGGACACGAGGGAAGAATCTAATTTTCTCTAGTTCTGCCTCTTCTGCAATGGAGCTTAGAGGACCTCAGGATGTgtcgaatttgttttttttacttGGGCTTTCTATAGAACATGCTAAAGCGGCAATTTCCAAGAACTGCAG ATCTCTCCTAGCTAATGCATTGAGGAAAAAACAATTCTATAAGGAGACTGTTAAGGTTGAAGAAATACTATCACATGGGCAAGTTAATTTAAAGCATCATGCATTTGATGAGTGGCTTAAATGGGATCCTATTTCTAGTGGTGAGGGAGATTTGCTGCTAGATGACATGGAGAAGTCTTTCTCCTTGTCGAACTGTACAATCAAAACTGTAAAAATGATCGACTTTACCTCATCTCTGAATGGTATGCCTGCGCATGGGCTGCAGGTCAAAGATCTTATTTCTAGGGCTAAGACATTGCCTGAACCACCAGATACTGGCAAGCACTTATCTGATGCGATGGAGACTGAGGAGGCTGTTGCAGTTAGTGAGAAGCTTGAAGAGGAGAATGGTCTCAATACTTTCTCGGAAGAGCAACCCAGCCAGGTCATTAATCAAGGTGACTATCATGCTTTGAGTACAGAAGAACATTGTGGAACTGTTCTCTTTCCTGGATGTCAAATTTCATCACATGGAGTCACAATTGTACATTCAGCCTCTGGTTTCAAGGAATCAAAAGTGTCATTAGATTCTCTTCCGAATGAACTAGTTTCTACTATTCCTCTGTCTGAAGAGGGTCAAACTTCTCTAGGTGATGAGGAGATAAGATATCAAATATCTG ATGTTGTTGCAACTGTAGCACAATTACAAGATAGGAAATCACAAATTTGCGGTGGAAGTGTTTTACCTGGCAATGAGCAAGTTCATATTATCACACTGAGTGACAAAAGTATCACCGTTGCTGAAAATCATTTATCTAATGGTTTCCTCAGTCCCTCAGATAATTCTAGTGTCTCTAACTTACAAGTGGAAGAATCCGATGTCAAAAATAGCCTTGAGATAAGCACCTATGTCCAGGAAGGTGTTGTATATGATCAAGTTTCGAACAAGGTCATCAATAAAAGCAAAAGAGAGGGGTCATTGGCATCATCTGATCTAGCTGTACAAGTCTGTACGGAGAGAAAAGAAAACAAAGAAATGGCATATAGTTCTGTTGCTTTAGATATTAAATTAACCGTCGATGGATCTTTTAATCTGGTGACAAATCTCGATGAGCCAATTTCAGAGAATGTGATGGGTAAACGGAAGCAAGTAGACTCTGTCA
- the LOC140810847 gene encoding receptor-like protein kinase HERK 1, which translates to MMACGILRFFIWVLWILNMGCCSRGFNPVDKFYISCGSSRDVTIGNFTYVADKSASRLLTTPQDILADSNLNSITPSEDAQLFSTARIFTGPSRYTFSIQQGGRHWIRLHFYPFVYKNYDMNTASFSVFSQKTLLLSDFSPKNATVKEYSVNVAAGELVITFSPSSNSFAYINALEVVSVPDSLITDDAALFNPSGAFSGLVAQSFETVARVNMGGPFVSLVNDTLGRTWVPDTSFLVQPNLATNVSNIQSVSYPPGGATSDSAPQTVYGTCTKMDSGDDPRGNFNVTWSFKVDPGFQYLLRLHFCDIVSTSANQLVFNVYINSFIVAQDLQLSLKTPGLANAYYMDFVTTAVVKNNISVSVGPSPISAYPDAFLNGLEIMKLANSKDSLAGASIYPSFSGSKKNIGIIAGVCVGTAVILILAGILLFMHRRRKQKRLAQSKTWVPISINGGNSLTMGSKYSTATTVSNGSNLSYRIPFAAVQEATNNFDESWVIGIGGFGKVYKGVFSDGTKIAVKRGNPRSQQGLAEFQTEIEMLSQFRHRHLVSLIGYCDEKNEMILVYEYMENGTLKSHLYGSNLPSLSWKERLEICIGSARGLHYLHTGYAKAVIHRDVKSANILLDENFMAKVADFGLSKTGPEIDQTHVSTAVKGSFGYLDPEYFRRQQLTEKSDVYSFGVVLFEVLCARPVIDPSLPREMVNLAEWAMKWQKKGQLDQIIDANLVGKIKPDSLRKFGETAEKCLADYGVDRPSMGDILWNLEYALQLQETVIPDDPEENSTNAIGQLSPQVGEFSRVESRANTTQFQHSNVDDLSGVSMSRVFSQLVNSEGR; encoded by the coding sequence ATGATGGCATGTGGGATTTTGAGGTTTTTCATCTGGGTTTTATGGATCTTGAATATGGGATGTTGTTCTAGAGGATTTAATCCCGTTGATAAGTTTTATATAAGTTGCGGTTCGTCAAGAGATGTTACTATTGGGAATTTTACTTATGTGGCTGATAAATCAGCTTCAAGATTGCTAACAACTCCACAAGATATTTTGGCCGATAGCAATTTGAATTCTATTACACCATCTGAAGATGCCCAGCTGTTTAGCACGGCGAGAATATTTACTGGACCCTCCAGGTATACATTTTCGATTCAACAGGGCGGGAGGCACTGGATCCGTTTGCACTTTTATCCGTTTGTGTACAAGAATTATGATATGAATACTGCTAGTTTCTCTGTTTTCTCCCAAAAGACATTACTCCTCAGTGATTTCAGCCCCAAAAATGCTACTGTCAAAGAATATTCGGTGAATGTGGCGGCTGGAGAGCTTGTAATAACCTTCTCCCCATCGTCCAATTCTTTTGCATACATTAATGCCCTTGAAGTTGTTTCAGTTCCGGATTCGCTTATCACCGATGATGCTGCGCTTTTCAATCCATCGGGGGCATTTAGTGGACTGGTGGCACAGTCTTTTGAGACAGTTGCAAGGGTAAATATGGGCGGCCCGTTCGTGTCCTTAGTGAATGATACACTGGGGCGAACTTGGGTTCCTGACACAAGTTTCTTGGTGCAACCCAACCTGGCGACTAACGTGTCTAATATTCAGTCAGTTTCTTATCCCCCTGGTGGCGCAACATCAGATTCTGCTCCACAAACTGTGTATGGAACTTGCACAAAGATGGATTCTGGAGATGATCCCCGAGGTAATTTCAATGTCACATGGTCGTTCAAGGTGGATCCAGGCTTTCAATACTTACTTCGGTTGCATTTCTGTGATATTGTAAGCACATCAGCTAATCAACTCGTGTTTAATGTTTATATTAATTCGTTCATCGTTGCTCAAGATCTTCAATTAAGTCTGAAAACCCCAGGATTGGCCAATGCATATTATATGGACTTTGTTACCACTGCGGTTGTTAAAAACAATATTAGTGTAAGTGTTGGCCCATCTCCTATTAGCGCTTACCCCGATGCCTTTCTTAATGGATTGGAGATTATGAAATTGGCCAACTCGAAGGACAGTCTAGCTGGGGCATCCATTTATCCTTCGTTTTCAGGTTCCAAGAAGAATATTGGAATTATTGCGGGGGTGTGTGTTGGGACAGCTGTTATTTTGATACTTGCAGGTATTCTGCTTTTCATGCATAGGAGGAGGAAACAAAAACGATTGGCCCAATCAAAAACATGGGTCCCTATATCGATTAACGGGGGAAATTCACTCACTATGGGAAGTAAATATTCAACTGCAACAACTGTTAGCAACGGTTCTAACTTGAGCTATCGTATCCCGTTTGCTGCAGTTCAAGAGGCAACAAATAACTTTGATGAAAGTTGGGTGATTGGAATTGGTGGATTTGGGAAGGTTTACAAGGGTGTTTTCAGTGATGGTACTAAGATAGCCGTGAAACGAGGAAATCCCAGGTCCCAGCAAGGCCTAGCTGAGTTTCAAACGGAGATCGAGATGCTTTCTCAATTCCGCCACCGCCATTTGGTGTCCTTGATTGGTTACTGTGACGAAAAGAATGAAATGATTCTTGTTTATGAGTATATGGAAAACGGGACTCTCAAAAGCCATCTCTATGGTTCAAATCTTCCGAGCTTGAGTTGGAAGGAGAGACTCGAGATATGCATTGGATCAGCAAGAGGGCTGCACTATCTTCACACAGGATATGCGAAAGCTGTTATTCATCGTGATGTGAAGTCTGCAAACATATTACTCGACGAGAACTTCATGGCCAAGGTGGCTGACTTTGGACTTTCTAAGACAGGGCCTGAGATTGATCAAACTCATGTCAGCACCGCTGTTAAAGGTAGTTTTGGTTACCTAGATCCTGAGTATTTCAGAAGGCAACAACTGACTGAAAAATCGGATGTTTACTCTTTCGGTGTTGTTTTATTCGAAGTTCTTTGCGCTAGGCCTGTGATAGATCCATCTCTTCCTAGAGAAATGGTTAACTTGGCCGAATGGGCTATGAAGTGGCAAAAAAAGGGACAGTTGGATCAAATAATAGATGCTAATCTTGTCGGAAAAATAAAGCCCGACTCCCTCAGAAAGTTTGGGGAAACGGCAGAGAAATGCTTGGCTGATTATGGAGTTGATAGACCCTCCATGGGAGACATATTGTGGAACCTTGAGTACGCTCTCCAACTTCAAGAAACGGTCATACCAGATGATCCGGAGGAAAATAGTACCAATGCTATTGGCCAGTTGTCTCCACAGGTTGGTGAATTTAGTCGGGTCGAATCTAGAGCTAACACTACCCAGTTTCAACATTCAAATGTGGATGACCTTTCTGGTGTTTCGATGAGCCGAGTTTTCTCTCAACTGGTAAATTCCGAGGGTAGATAA